A single genomic interval of Trichosurus vulpecula isolate mTriVul1 chromosome 6, mTriVul1.pri, whole genome shotgun sequence harbors:
- the TMEM179B gene encoding transmembrane protein 179B, producing the protein MALPRLHRAELVLLAAAFLAGAVVAAAVVRTQGSFNGQCPVYGAALWNDSAFSLSSSSAPSLCYFVSGVSGLLALYGLLMLFYWTYSSCLEDSHRSPLGLRISMGLSAVAIFLVLVSSCILRFGTKTLCASIMRFKIVNCCSDAQKLRWMPPGPGLHFYSTLYNAEASSWVSLVLWCLLLALQLLQWKWEAPPYRPLERGDPEWSSETDALFGGRPSRP; encoded by the exons ATGGCGCTCCCCCGGCTGCACCGTGCCGAGCTCGTGCTCCTGGCCGCTGCCTTCCTGGCCGGGGCAGTGGTGGCCGCGGCAGTCGTCCGGACGCAG GGCTCCTTCAATGGCCAGTGCCCTGTCTATGGCGCCGCCCTCTGGAATGACTCTGCCTTCTCCTTGTCCAGCTCTTCTGCCCCATCCCTCTGCTACTTTGTATCAGGGGTCTCAGGTCTCCTGGCCCTCTATGGCCTCTTAATGTTGTTCTACTGGACGTACAGCAGCTGCCTTGAAGATTCTCACAG AAGCCCTCTTGGCCTGCGTATCTCAATGGGCTTGTCAGCTGTGGCCATCTTCCTGGTCCTGGTATCATCCTGTATCCTACGATTTGGCACCAAGACCCTCTGTGCCTCCATCATGCGCTTTAAGATTGTGAACTG CTGCTCAGACGCCCAGAAACTTCGCTGGATGCCTCCCGGACCTGGCCTACACTTCTATTCTACCCTGTACAACGCAGAA gcttcctcctgggtGAGCCTGGTGTTGTGGTGCCTGCTTCTGGCATTACAGCTGCTGCAGTGGAAGTGGGAAGCCCCCCCATACCGGCCCCTGGAGCGAGGGGACCCTGAGTGGAGCTCGGAAACAGATGCCCTCTTCGGGGGCCGCCCATCCCGTCCCTGA
- the TAF6L gene encoding TAF6-like RNA polymerase II p300/CBP-associated factor-associated factor 65 kDa subunit 6L — MSEREERRFVEIPRESVRLMAESAGLELSDEVAALLAEDVCYRLREATQNSSQFMKHTKRRKLTVEDFNRALRWSSVEAVCGYGSQETLPLRPAREGDLYFPEDREVNLVELALATNIPKGCPETAVRVHVSYLDGKGNVEPQGSVPSAVSSLTDDLLKYYQQVTRAVLGDDPQLMKVALQDLQTNSKIAALVPYFVYVVSGVKSVSHDLEQLHRLLQVARSLLRNPHLCLGPYVRSLVGSVLYCVLEPLAASINPLNDHWTLRDGAALLLSHIFWTHGDLVNGLSQQILLSLQKVLADPVRPLCSHYGAVVGLHALGWKAVERVLYPHLSTYWANLQAVLDDYSVSNAQVKADGHKVYGAILVAVERLLKMKAQAAEPGRGRSCRRPEDLPWTGLLLHESPTGEPGFGPGAPLAPGTPGLGSPAPPVPLGDTYRELYAFFGDSLATRFGTGQPPPTAARPPGAKKEPAAVTDAVRKMPQLTASATVSPRDEESPRGATPGGPANAPAPAPAASAGDSRPLPRVHRPRGAPRQQGLCSGARDVFQRSRFAPRGAPHFRFIIAGRQAGRRCRGRLFQTAFPPPQGPSPASRYAQKLPMIGRTSRPARRWLLSDYSLYLPL, encoded by the exons ATGTCAGAGCGAGAGGAGCGGCGCTTTGTGGAGATCCCGAGGGAGTCAGTGCGGCTCATGGCCGAAAGTGCCGGGCTGGAGCTGAGCGATGAGGTGGCAGCTCTTCTGGCTGAGGACGTCTGCTACCGGCTCAGGGAGGCTACCCAG AACAGCTCCCAGTTCATGAAGCACACCAAACGGCGGAAGCTGACAGTGGAGGATTTCAACCGTGCCCTGAGGTGGAGCAGTGTGGAG GCAGTGTGTGGCTATGGCTCCCAGGAGACCCTTCCCCTGCGCCCTGCCAGGGAAGGTGACCTCTATTTCCCTGAGGACCGAGAGGTGAACCTCGTGGAGCTGGCGCTGGCAACCAACATTCCCAAGGGGTGCCCGGAGACAGCTGTGAGAG TTCACGTCTCCTATCTGGATGGTAAAGGAAATGTGGAGCCTCAGGGATCAG TGCCCAGCGCTGTCTCCTCACTGACCGATGACCTGCTCAAGTACTACCAGCAGGTGACTCGAGCCGTGCTGGGGGACGACCCGCAGCTCATGAAG GTAGCACTTCAGGATCTGCAGACAAACTCCAAGATAGCAGCTTTGGTGCCATACTTTGTGTATGTTGTCAGCGGG GTGAAGTCAGTGAGCCATGACCTAGAACAGCTGCACCGGCTGCTGCAAGTGGCACGAAGCCTCCTCCGGAATCCTCACCTGTGCCTGGGGCCCTACGTCCGCTCCTTGGTGGGCAGTGTTCTTTACTGTGTCCTGGAGCCACTGGCTGCCTCTATTAACCCTCTGAATGACCACTGGACGTTGCGTGATGGAGCTGCACTCCTGCTCAGCCACATCTTTTG GACCCATGGGGACCTGGTGAATGGCTTATCACAGCAGATCCTGCTGTCACTGCAGAAAGTGCTGGCTGACCCCGTGCGGCCTCTGTGCTCCCACTATGGAGCTGTGGTGGGGCTGCATGCCCTGGGCTGGAAG GCGGTGGAGAGAGTTCTGTACCCGCACCTCTCCACCTACTGGGCCAACCTGCAGGCTGTTCTGGACGATTACTCCGTGTCCAATGCCCAGGTGAAGGCAGATGGACACAAAGTGTACGGAGCCATCCTG GTGGCAGTGGAGCGTCTCCTCAAGATGAAGGCGCAGGCTGCGGAGCCGGGCCGTGGCCGGAGCTGCCGGCGCCCGGAGGACCTGCCCTGGACTGGCCTCCTCCTGCACGAGTCCCCCACCGGGGAGCCGGGCTTCGGGCCAGGGGCGCCACTGGCTCCGGGGACCCCGGGGCTAGGGAGCCCGGCCCCTCCCGTGCCACTCGGGGACACCTATCGGGAGCTCTACGCCTTCTTCGGGGACAGCCTGGCCACCCGCTTCGGCACCGGGCAGCCGCCGCCCACGGCCGCTCGGCCCCCCGGAGCCAAGAAGGAGCCCGCGGCCGTGACCGACGCCGTGCGCAAGATGCCGCAGCTGACGGCCAGCGCCACGGTCAGCCCCCGGGACGAGGAGAGCCCCCGCGGGGCGACCCCGGGCGGCCCTGCCAACGCCCCCGCCCCGGCCCCCGCCGCCTCCGCCGGCGACAGCAGGCCCCTGCCCCGTGTGCACCGGCCCCGTGGGGCGCCCCGGCAGCAGGGACTGTGCTCGGGGGCCCGAGATGTCTTCCAGAGGAGCCGCTTCGCCCCCAGGGGCGCCCCGCACTTCCGCTTCATCATTGCCGGGCGCCAGGCGGGCCGTCGCTGCCGCGGCCGCCTCTTCCAGACGGCCTTCCCGCCGCCGCAGGGCCCCAGTCCGGCCTCTCGCTACGCCCAGAAGCTGCCCATGATCGGCCGCACCTCGCGGCCAGCGCGCCGCTGGCTCCTGTCGGACTACTCGCTCTACCTGCCCCTGTGA
- the TMEM223 gene encoding transmembrane protein 223: MAGLAGLARGVGRLGPPGGSWARAALHEAAPARDVLLFEHERGRFFAFLGLFCAGQGVFWTSLAAAALAGPGGGVQSPEAESGVQSPGRRPSPGSALWRYGLAAGCASVGLLVLAAGLLFSQRSVRSILLRKGGQQVTLTTHAPFGLGAQFTVPLRQVSCLAHRGEVPAVLPLKVKGRRFYFLLDKAGRFPNVRLFDITVGAYRSL; encoded by the exons ATGGCCGGGCTGGCGGGGCTGGCGCGGGGCGTGGGGCGCCTGGGGCCGCCTGGGGGTTCCTGGGCCCGGGCCGCGCTGCACGAGGCGGCCCCGGCGCGGGACGTGCTGCTCTTCGAGCACGAGCGCGGCCGCTTCTTCGCCTTCCTGGGCCTCTTCTGCGCCGGCCAGGGCGTCTTCTGGACGTCGCTGGCCGCGGCAGCCCTGGCCGGGCCCGGGGGCGGCGTTCAGAGCCCCGAGGCCGAGAGCGGCGTTCAGAGCCCCGGGCGCCGCCCCAGCCCCGGCTCCGCGCTCTGGCGCTACGGACTGGCCGCCGGCTGCGCCTCCGTGG GCTTGCTGGTGCTGGCTGCCGGGCTGCTCTTCTCCCAGCGCTCCGTCCGCTCGATCCTGCTCCGGAAAGGAGGGCAGCAGGTGACGCTGACCACGCACGCGCCCTTCGGCCTGGGTGCCCAGTTCACTGTGCCCCTGCGTCAGGTGTCCTGTCTGGCTCATCGCGGGGAGGTGCCGGCTGTGCTCCCGCTCAAGGTCAAAGGCCGCCGCTTCTATTTTCTTTTGGATAAAGCCGGACGTTTCCCCAACGTGAGGCTGTTTGACATCACGGTGGGAGCCTACCGGAGCCTGTGA